A region of Sulfurimonas sp. DNA encodes the following proteins:
- a CDS encoding tetratricopeptide repeat protein, translated as MNSFFIEFRDPLFGIIVFFVLIFVITFFSYWWSRFRKKEDHRHLDRFLRQFRSLPSKDELKVLITKGDLSEKSWLLLAHLYFKNGDYEKSIEIYNELLKVGNKKNYRDTLFLLGRTYFKAGFLERAKEIFLKILQNNPRTPQALNYLLLVHEHMREYSLALEILEPLDELKKDTKKDKAYLKLLKLLNNMDLKVEQKIEKIINIYAENHELTHMVFEFLFRMKPALAWKNFDSSKSEMLSDILWQLDKEEIDLDIVKKNGYLRELYTARGDVNMAENSSVFELDVLINLKQKANATLSFEYICDNCKVVFPFTFNRCSSCHRIDTSRIELSLSKNYNRKFSEENNSFQ; from the coding sequence ATGAATAGTTTTTTTATAGAATTTCGTGATCCTCTTTTTGGAATAATTGTCTTTTTTGTATTGATTTTTGTGATTACATTTTTTTCCTACTGGTGGAGTAGATTTAGAAAAAAAGAAGATCATAGGCATCTAGATAGGTTTTTAAGACAGTTTCGTTCTTTACCGTCAAAAGATGAACTAAAAGTTCTTATAACAAAAGGCGATTTATCAGAAAAATCATGGCTTTTACTTGCTCATTTATACTTTAAAAATGGAGATTATGAAAAGAGTATAGAAATTTATAATGAACTTTTAAAAGTTGGAAATAAAAAAAACTACCGAGACACACTGTTTTTACTTGGTAGAACTTACTTTAAAGCAGGTTTTTTAGAACGCGCAAAAGAGATTTTTTTAAAAATATTACAAAATAATCCTAGAACACCACAGGCACTAAATTATCTCTTATTGGTTCATGAACATATGAGAGAGTATTCTTTAGCTTTAGAAATTTTAGAGCCATTAGATGAGCTTAAAAAAGACACAAAAAAAGACAAGGCATACTTAAAACTTTTGAAATTACTAAATAATATGGACTTAAAAGTTGAGCAAAAAATAGAAAAAATTATAAACATTTATGCAGAAAATCATGAACTTACGCATATGGTTTTTGAATTTCTTTTTAGAATGAAGCCAGCTTTAGCATGGAAAAATTTTGATAGTTCAAAAAGTGAAATGCTATCAGATATTTTATGGCAGTTAGATAAAGAAGAGATTGACTTAGATATTGTAAAAAAAAATGGGTACTTAAGAGAGTTATACACTGCCCGTGGCGATGTAAATATGGCAGAAAATAGTTCAGTATTTGAGTTAGATGTATTGATAAACCTAAAACAAAAAGCAAATGCGACACTTAGTTTTGAGTATATATGCGATAACTGTAAAGTAGTTTTCCCATTTACTTTTAATCGCTGTAGTTCTTGTCATCGTATAGATACCTCTCGTATTGAGCTTAGTTTAAGTAAAAATTATAATAGGAAATTTAGTGAAGAAAATAACTCTTTTCAGTGA
- the def gene encoding peptide deformylase gives MKLNIVEYPDKRLRQKSKVIKKFDKNLHELLDSMYPIMMNTNGIGLAAVQVAHPIAALILNIPEEDGEQLEENLLEIINPVITSQDGETIYQEGCLSVPSFYEDIKRFENITINYQDRDANTKTLEANGLLSIAIQHEVDHLNGVLFIDKLSYSRRKKFEKEYKRMLKEKKTSKKDLIVKKGA, from the coding sequence ATGAAATTAAATATAGTAGAATATCCAGATAAAAGATTAAGGCAAAAATCTAAAGTTATTAAAAAATTTGATAAAAATTTACATGAACTTTTAGATTCAATGTATCCAATTATGATGAATACAAATGGTATAGGTTTAGCAGCCGTGCAAGTAGCTCATCCTATTGCTGCGTTGATATTAAATATACCAGAAGAAGATGGTGAACAACTAGAAGAAAATCTTTTAGAGATAATTAACCCAGTTATTACTAGTCAAGATGGTGAAACTATTTATCAAGAAGGTTGTTTGAGTGTCCCATCTTTTTATGAAGATATTAAAAGATTTGAAAACATTACTATTAACTATCAAGACAGAGATGCCAATACAAAAACTCTTGAAGCAAATGGACTCTTAAGCATTGCGATTCAGCATGAAGTCGATCACTTAAATGGGGTTCTTTTTATAGATAAACTTTCTTATTCACGAAGAAAAAAATTTGAAAAAGAGTACAAGAGAATGCTTAAAGAGAAAAAAACTTCTAAGAAAGACTTAATAGTAAAAAAAGGTGCATAG
- a CDS encoding GGDEF domain-containing protein yields the protein MAGTLRSRNRRKISEPAKEPTEPTEVTLEMDEPTSDLEIYSKEVLSALIKDNLPPTPNNFSLYFDRLLEDKSENLRKKILSMLELEESNDNENTILLEQSLKRGFSSVKSILSVTANLYKNMSLMTKILDKRKIELEENKELQAATSIAASLGSDVSKLNSILKKQSSYMKTLYDDTAKIVKNVENETIFDNKFGVYNKRYLMTRIEKEVELVTEFKHKSSLIMIELSRELQEGIKNDKALMLMTRTIARLLLKTSRRSDTVAHYGNGIFAMLLKHTDIKSAKKASQRLVDLVSNSNFFLADKEIQLKISIGVTDVTTLYSVEEIVVSAMEGIEKAYNDKKIDFAVSLRTAPPSQPKQ from the coding sequence ATGGCAGGAACATTAAGAAGTAGAAATCGTCGAAAAATAAGTGAACCGGCAAAAGAACCGACAGAACCGACAGAAGTAACATTAGAAATGGATGAACCTACAAGTGACTTAGAGATATATTCTAAGGAGGTTCTTAGTGCTCTTATAAAAGACAACCTGCCACCTACCCCAAACAACTTTTCACTCTATTTTGATAGACTTCTTGAGGATAAGAGTGAAAACCTTCGCAAAAAAATACTCTCTATGCTTGAACTTGAAGAGAGTAATGATAATGAAAATACTATTCTTTTAGAGCAAAGTTTGAAAAGAGGCTTTTCTTCTGTTAAGAGTATTTTAAGTGTTACTGCAAACTTATATAAAAACATGTCGCTTATGACAAAAATACTTGATAAGAGAAAAATTGAACTTGAAGAAAACAAAGAACTTCAAGCTGCTACTAGTATCGCGGCTTCTTTAGGAAGCGATGTAAGCAAGTTAAATAGCATCTTAAAAAAACAAAGTTCTTATATGAAAACTTTATATGATGATACTGCAAAAATAGTGAAAAATGTAGAAAATGAAACTATTTTTGATAATAAATTCGGCGTTTATAATAAACGATATCTAATGACAAGAATAGAGAAAGAAGTTGAGCTAGTAACAGAGTTTAAACATAAAAGTTCTCTTATAATGATTGAATTGTCTCGTGAACTCCAAGAGGGCATTAAAAACGATAAAGCACTAATGCTAATGACTAGAACAATAGCTAGACTCCTTTTAAAAACTTCAAGAAGAAGTGATACTGTTGCTCATTATGGAAACGGAATTTTTGCAATGCTTTTAAAGCACACAGATATAAAGAGTGCAAAAAAAGCTAGCCAAAGGTTAGTTGATTTAGTTTCAAATTCAAACTTTTTTTTAGCAGACAAAGAAATACAGTTAAAAATTTCTATAGGTGTAACAGATGTCACAACACTTTATTCTGTTGAAGAGATTGTTGTTAGTGCTATGGAAGGAATTGAAAAAGCATATAATGATAAGAAAATAGATTTCGCAGTCTCTTTAAGAACAGCACCTCCTTCGCAACCAAAACAATAG
- the clpP gene encoding ATP-dependent Clp endopeptidase proteolytic subunit ClpP, whose amino-acid sequence MSYIPYVVEKTGRGERSYDIYSRLLKDRIIMLSGEVNDAVASSIVAQMLFLEAEDPEKDIYFYINSPGGVVTAGMAIFDTMNYIRSDITTICIGQAASMGAFLLSSGEKGKRYALPHARIMIHQPLGGAQGQATDIAIQAEEILRMKDELNSILAKNTGQNKKTVEKDTDRDNFMSAKEALEYGMIDEILVKNDKE is encoded by the coding sequence ATGAGTTATATTCCTTATGTAGTAGAAAAAACAGGTCGTGGTGAGCGTTCTTATGACATCTACTCTCGCCTTTTAAAAGATAGAATAATCATGCTAAGTGGAGAAGTTAACGACGCTGTTGCTTCTTCTATCGTTGCGCAGATGCTGTTTCTTGAAGCTGAAGACCCTGAAAAAGATATTTATTTTTACATAAATTCTCCAGGTGGTGTTGTAACTGCGGGCATGGCTATTTTTGATACTATGAATTATATTCGTTCAGATATTACAACAATCTGCATCGGACAAGCAGCATCTATGGGTGCGTTTTTACTTTCATCTGGTGAAAAAGGGAAAAGATATGCTCTTCCTCATGCTAGAATTATGATTCATCAACCCTTAGGTGGGGCTCAAGGTCAAGCAACAGATATAGCTATTCAAGCTGAAGAAATTTTACGAATGAAAGATGAATTGAATTCGATTTTAGCAAAAAACACAGGTCAAAATAAAAAAACAGTAGAAAAAGACACCGATCGTGATAACTTTATGAGTGCAAAAGAAGCATTAGAGTACGGCATGATTGATGAGATTTTAGTTAAGAACGATAAAGAGTAA
- the tig gene encoding trigger factor, with protein sequence MEIKSNKIDAANATIEATVPKEVVDANIEKIAKELQKTASVQGFRKGKVPVSIVKKQYGEKLVQDAEAEALREVLSKGLEDLSISNDELIGEPNISKFEKSDDKIEVAVKVAMRPIIELGDYASMVKDFKKPVVKDKDVDVRIKSIAESQAPLEDIKRNRKMKDGDTAVIDFEGSVDGEIFEGGTAENFELLLGSGQFIPGFEEQLIGVKRDEEIVVKVTFPQEYQSKALAGKEAEFKVKVNGIKVKGDVEINDDLAKTILQGKEDATVDELQKQIKTQMESEELGKLYNDELKPALLESFVSEFKFDLPEFVVEQEIDMALNKSAQSMSEDEIKELRESEEKLNKLRDTFRDDAQKSVRATFIIDALAIEQNIKVEEQEVMQTIYYEAMQIGQDPKAAYDQYKDAGYLPAIQMSIVEDKVLSGLLNSKIKEA encoded by the coding sequence ATGGAAATTAAATCAAACAAGATAGATGCGGCTAATGCTACTATTGAAGCTACTGTACCAAAAGAAGTTGTTGATGCAAACATAGAAAAAATTGCTAAAGAATTACAAAAAACCGCAAGTGTACAAGGTTTTCGTAAAGGTAAAGTTCCTGTTTCTATTGTGAAAAAACAATATGGCGAAAAACTAGTTCAAGATGCTGAAGCTGAGGCTCTTCGTGAAGTTCTATCTAAAGGTTTAGAAGATTTAAGTATTTCTAATGATGAGTTGATTGGTGAGCCAAATATTTCTAAATTTGAAAAGAGTGATGACAAAATAGAAGTAGCTGTAAAAGTTGCAATGCGCCCAATCATAGAGCTTGGTGATTATGCTTCAATGGTTAAAGACTTTAAAAAGCCTGTTGTAAAAGATAAAGATGTAGATGTAAGAATAAAATCTATTGCAGAGTCACAAGCGCCACTAGAAGACATAAAAAGAAACCGAAAAATGAAAGATGGCGATACAGCTGTTATAGATTTTGAAGGCTCTGTTGATGGAGAAATTTTTGAAGGTGGTACAGCTGAAAACTTTGAGCTTCTTTTAGGTTCAGGTCAGTTTATTCCAGGTTTTGAAGAGCAACTTATTGGCGTAAAAAGAGATGAAGAAATAGTTGTAAAAGTTACATTTCCACAAGAATACCAATCAAAAGCATTAGCTGGTAAAGAGGCTGAATTTAAAGTAAAAGTAAACGGTATCAAAGTAAAAGGTGATGTTGAAATCAATGATGATCTTGCAAAAACAATTCTTCAAGGTAAAGAAGATGCAACTGTAGACGAGTTACAAAAACAAATTAAAACACAGATGGAAAGTGAAGAACTTGGTAAACTTTATAATGATGAGTTAAAACCAGCTTTATTAGAATCTTTTGTTAGTGAGTTTAAATTTGACTTACCAGAGTTTGTAGTAGAACAAGAGATCGATATGGCTCTTAATAAGTCTGCTCAAAGCATGAGTGAAGATGAGATAAAAGAACTTCGTGAGAGTGAAGAAAAACTAAATAAACTTCGTGATACTTTTAGAGATGATGCCCAAAAAAGTGTAAGAGCAACATTTATTATAGATGCGCTTGCGATTGAGCAAAACATAAAGGTAGAGGAGCAAGAAGTAATGCAAACTATTTACTATGAAGCAATGCAAATAGGGCAGGATCCAAAAGCTGCTTACGATCAGTATAAAGATGCTGGATACCTTCCAGCAATTCAAATGTCAATTGTTGAGGATAAAGTTTTATCAGGACTTCTTAACTCAAAGATAAAAGAAGCGTAG
- the lspA gene encoding signal peptidase II has translation MDKTTLRLSAIMFFTMAGIFIIDQNIKMLFVDGFRYYTECIDLILVYNRGVAFSMLSFLDEWLKYIQLVMVFGILIYIVTLKKVCFAFPAGLMLGGAFSNIYDRFIHGGVVDMVYWHCGFNFAVFNFADVMIDVAVVCFLVLNFKPKFCKS, from the coding sequence ATGGATAAAACAACTCTAAGGCTTAGCGCCATTATGTTTTTTACAATGGCGGGTATTTTTATAATAGATCAAAATATTAAGATGCTTTTTGTAGACGGTTTTCGTTACTATACAGAGTGTATAGACTTGATTTTGGTTTATAACAGAGGTGTTGCTTTTTCAATGCTTTCTTTTTTAGATGAATGGTTAAAGTATATACAGCTTGTTATGGTTTTTGGAATTTTAATTTATATTGTAACTCTTAAAAAAGTTTGTTTTGCTTTTCCAGCGGGACTAATGCTTGGTGGAGCTTTTTCAAACATTTATGATAGGTTTATCCACGGCGGCGTAGTAGATATGGTTTACTGGCACTGCGGATTCAACTTTGCTGTATTTAACTTTGCTGATGTTATGATAGATGTAGCAGTGGTGTGTTTTTTGGTTTTGAATTTTAAGCCGAAGTTTTGTAAAAGCTAA
- the glmM gene encoding phosphoglucosamine mutase, translating to MNKLFGTDGVRGEAGSFLTASMAMKVAMAAGIYFKAHSRTNKILIGKDTRRSGYMIENAIVSGLTAIGYDVIEIGPMPTPAIAFITQNMRCDAGIMISASHNSYEDNGIKFFDGQGDKLSHSVEREIEEIYADDERLQEAQVRAKKIGKAKRIDDVIGRYIVQLKNSFPRELSLQGMRIVLDTANGAGYIVGPTVLEELGADVIVLHNKPDGFNINEGCGALHTKDLQDSVVKYRADLGIALDGDADRLVVVDENGEIVDGDHLLGALGVYMNDTGVLKGEGIVSTVMSNQGLEDYMTSKNLKLFRSDVGDKNVLEIMKKKSINFGGEQSGHVIISDFAKTGDGLVSALQVLALLINTNTKASEVLRPFKLYPQKLVNINIKAKKPLEKIEGLDAKLKNLDDKHIRHLIRYSGTENKLRVLLECIDAKIMEKEMDTMIEFFQKALNG from the coding sequence ATGAATAAATTATTTGGAACAGATGGAGTTAGAGGAGAAGCAGGCTCTTTTTTAACAGCGTCTATGGCAATGAAAGTGGCGATGGCAGCGGGAATTTACTTTAAAGCCCACTCAAGAACAAACAAAATTTTAATAGGTAAAGATACGAGAAGAAGTGGTTATATGATAGAAAATGCGATTGTAAGTGGTTTAACTGCAATTGGTTATGATGTAATCGAAATAGGTCCGATGCCAACACCTGCGATAGCATTTATAACACAAAACATGCGATGCGATGCAGGAATAATGATAAGTGCATCTCATAATTCATATGAAGATAATGGAATAAAATTTTTTGATGGACAGGGAGATAAACTATCTCACAGTGTTGAACGCGAGATTGAAGAAATTTATGCTGATGATGAAAGACTTCAAGAAGCTCAAGTTCGTGCCAAAAAAATTGGAAAAGCAAAAAGAATCGATGATGTTATAGGTAGATATATAGTTCAACTTAAAAATTCTTTTCCTAGAGAGTTGTCGCTTCAAGGTATGAGAATAGTTCTTGATACTGCAAATGGAGCAGGTTATATAGTAGGACCAACTGTTTTAGAAGAATTGGGTGCTGATGTTATAGTTCTTCATAATAAACCAGATGGATTTAACATAAACGAAGGTTGCGGAGCACTTCACACAAAAGACTTACAAGATAGCGTTGTTAAATACAGAGCAGACTTAGGGATAGCTTTAGATGGAGATGCTGATAGGCTTGTTGTTGTTGATGAAAATGGTGAGATAGTTGATGGTGACCATTTATTAGGTGCATTGGGTGTTTATATGAATGATACAGGCGTTTTGAAGGGAGAAGGCATAGTGTCAACAGTTATGAGTAACCAAGGACTAGAAGACTACATGACTTCAAAAAATTTAAAACTTTTTCGTTCAGATGTTGGAGATAAAAATGTTTTAGAAATAATGAAAAAAAAGAGCATTAACTTTGGTGGTGAACAAAGCGGTCATGTAATCATAAGTGATTTCGCAAAAACAGGAGATGGGTTAGTAAGCGCACTTCAAGTTCTAGCTCTTTTAATCAACACAAATACTAAAGCATCTGAGGTTCTTCGTCCATTTAAACTTTATCCTCAAAAACTAGTAAATATAAATATAAAAGCTAAAAAGCCACTTGAAAAAATTGAGGGTCTAGATGCTAAACTTAAAAATTTAGATGATAAACATATTCGTCATCTCATAAGATACTCAGGGACTGAAAACAAGCTACGAGTTTTACTAGAATGTATAGATGCTAAAATAATGGAAAAAGAGATGGATACGATGATAGAGTTTTTTCAAAAAGCTTTAAATGGATAA
- the rpsT gene encoding 30S ribosomal protein S20 yields MANHKSSIKRIRQTIKKTERNRFYRTRLKNIVKDVTTAIEAGNKEEAATAFQVANKQIHKFVSKGILKKETAARKVSRLHKAVNAI; encoded by the coding sequence ATGGCAAATCACAAGTCATCAATAAAGAGAATTCGTCAAACGATTAAAAAAACAGAAAGAAATCGTTTCTACAGAACTCGTCTTAAAAATATTGTTAAAGATGTTACTACTGCTATCGAAGCAGGGAACAAAGAAGAAGCTGCAACAGCATTTCAAGTTGCAAACAAACAAATTCATAAATTTGTAAGCAAAGGTATCTTAAAAAAAGAAACTGCTGCTAGAAAAGTTAGTCGTCTTCACAAAGCCGTTAACGCTATATAA
- the prfA gene encoding peptide chain release factor 1, giving the protein MLADKLTPFINRYDELSRLLSSPDITSDIKKMTELSKEQSNLLPIVEKAKEYKSVIEQIAESKEMLSDSEMIDMAKEELKELEPQLPRIEEDIKVLLLPKDPNDDRNIIVELRAGAGGDEAAIFVGDLFDAYTRYAELRNWKIELISTSPSDSGGFKEVTALIKGEQVYSRLKYEGGTHRVQRVPSTESQGRVHTSAITVAVMPEVDDVEVIIEDKDLKIDVMRSSGCGGQSVNTTDSAVRITHLPTGLVVTNQDQKSQHKNREKAMKVLKARLYDLEMQAQQSENAAERAAQVGTGDRSGRIRTYNYPQNRMSDHRINLTLYRLNEIMNGGLLDEVVEPLITDNQAKIVEAAGL; this is encoded by the coding sequence ATGCTTGCCGATAAACTTACCCCGTTTATCAACCGCTATGATGAACTTAGCAGACTGCTAAGTTCACCTGACATAACTTCTGACATCAAAAAAATGACAGAACTCTCAAAAGAACAATCAAATCTTTTACCCATCGTTGAAAAAGCCAAAGAGTATAAATCTGTAATTGAGCAAATTGCTGAATCTAAAGAGATGCTAAGTGACTCAGAGATGATAGATATGGCAAAAGAAGAGCTTAAAGAGTTAGAACCTCAACTTCCTAGAATAGAAGAAGATATTAAAGTTCTACTTCTGCCAAAAGACCCAAATGATGATAGAAATATCATTGTTGAGCTTCGTGCTGGTGCTGGTGGTGATGAAGCTGCTATTTTTGTTGGAGATCTGTTTGATGCTTATACTCGCTATGCAGAATTACGGAACTGGAAGATAGAGCTTATTAGCACATCTCCCTCTGATTCAGGTGGCTTTAAAGAAGTTACTGCCCTCATAAAAGGAGAGCAGGTTTATAGTCGGTTGAAGTATGAAGGAGGAACTCATCGCGTTCAAAGAGTTCCTTCCACTGAATCTCAAGGTCGTGTTCACACCTCAGCAATAACAGTAGCTGTAATGCCTGAAGTTGATGATGTTGAAGTCATAATCGAAGATAAAGATTTAAAAATAGATGTTATGCGTTCATCTGGTTGTGGTGGTCAGTCTGTTAATACAACAGATTCTGCTGTTAGGATTACTCACTTACCAACAGGCTTAGTAGTAACCAACCAAGACCAAAAATCTCAACACAAAAACCGCGAAAAAGCTATGAAAGTTCTTAAAGCTAGACTTTATGACCTAGAGATGCAAGCACAACAATCTGAAAATGCAGCCGAGAGAGCAGCACAAGTTGGAACGGGAGATAGAAGTGGGCGTATTCGTACTTACAACTATCCTCAAAACCGTATGAGTGACCATAGAATAAATTTAACTCTTTATAGATTAAACGAGATTATGAATGGTGGTCTTTTAGATGAAGTTGTAGAACCTCTTATAACTGATAATCAAGCAAAAATTGTTGAGGCTGCTGGACTTTAA
- a CDS encoding ferritin, with product MISKKMTKALSLQLNREFYSAYLYLSMSAYCNHIDFNGAANWFKMQYEEEHMHATKIYNYLTEQGVHVNLEQIDKPPRKFGTILEIFQQSLDHEKFMTKNLNNLSDKALKVKDHATYNLLQWFVNEQVEEEASVEEIISKIKLVKNSGYGLLMVDNELAQRAAPEAKL from the coding sequence ATGATATCAAAAAAAATGACAAAAGCCCTTTCCCTACAACTTAATCGTGAATTTTACTCAGCTTATTTATATCTATCTATGTCAGCATATTGTAACCATATTGATTTTAACGGTGCTGCGAACTGGTTTAAAATGCAATATGAAGAAGAACATATGCACGCAACAAAAATCTATAACTATTTAACAGAACAAGGGGTACATGTTAATCTAGAGCAGATTGATAAGCCACCAAGAAAATTTGGAACAATTTTAGAAATTTTTCAACAAAGCCTTGATCATGAAAAGTTTATGACAAAAAACTTAAATAACTTAAGTGATAAAGCACTTAAAGTAAAAGACCATGCAACATACAACCTATTGCAATGGTTTGTCAATGAGCAAGTTGAAGAAGAAGCATCAGTAGAAGAAATAATCTCTAAAATTAAGTTAGTGAAAAATAGTGGTTATGGACTGCTTATGGTTGATAATGAACTTGCACAAAGAGCAGCACCAGAAGCAAAATTATAA
- the dapF gene encoding diaminopimelate epimerase, translated as MKCSKYSANGNDFVIFHSDIKKDRTALAKEICHRQNGIGADGLIVVVPNDKYDFEWQFYNSDGSSAEMCGNGSRACAHYAYENKLASKEMSFLTEAGVIKASVDANMVLSELTPPEILDKGIEINEKSWWLIDTGVPHLVSFTSNIEEFNLDEARELRYKYNANVNIAYIDGNNLRVRTYERGVEDETLACGTGMAACFYRAVKESLVSDSIEVYPKSGETLYLGMNEKTITFKGEVKNTFNTHWSI; from the coding sequence ATGAAATGTTCAAAATATAGTGCAAATGGAAATGATTTTGTAATCTTTCATAGTGATATAAAAAAAGATAGAACAGCTTTAGCAAAAGAGATATGTCATAGACAAAATGGTATCGGCGCAGATGGTTTGATAGTTGTAGTGCCAAATGACAAATATGACTTTGAGTGGCAATTTTATAATTCAGATGGAAGCAGTGCTGAGATGTGTGGAAATGGCTCCAGAGCTTGTGCGCATTATGCTTATGAAAACAAGTTAGCATCTAAGGAGATGAGCTTCTTAACTGAGGCGGGTGTTATAAAGGCTAGCGTAGATGCAAATATGGTCTTAAGTGAACTAACTCCCCCTGAAATCTTAGACAAAGGTATAGAGATTAATGAAAAATCTTGGTGGTTGATAGATACTGGAGTTCCTCATTTGGTGAGTTTTACATCAAATATAGAAGAGTTTAACTTAGATGAAGCAAGAGAGCTTCGCTACAAATACAACGCAAATGTAAATATAGCTTATATAGACGGTAATAATCTAAGGGTTAGAACTTATGAACGCGGTGTTGAAGATGAAACTTTAGCTTGTGGAACTGGAATGGCAGCTTGTTTTTACAGGGCAGTAAAAGAAAGTTTAGTGAGTGATTCGATAGAAGTTTACCCTAAAAGTGGAGAAACTTTATATCTTGGAATGAATGAGAAAACTATTACTTTTAAGGGTGAAGTTAAAAATACTTTTAATACCCATTGGAGTATATAA
- the coaE gene encoding dephospho-CoA kinase (Dephospho-CoA kinase (CoaE) performs the final step in coenzyme A biosynthesis.) — MAFKYAIALTGGIATGKSTVASLLALNGMRVIDADTISHKILDASHLWVKETFGEEFIDGIKVNREKLGGLVFSNEEKKKLLEGYLHPKIRDEIEQLSVKQDSFKFPYLIDIPLFFEKGAYDIKESVVVYTPADVQLQRFMKRNAYPEEESLKRIASQMPIDEKKDRATWVIDNSKNLKHLQQEVEDFVEKIKGIYL, encoded by the coding sequence ATGGCTTTTAAATATGCTATCGCACTTACTGGAGGAATTGCAACTGGAAAAAGTACAGTTGCATCTCTGCTTGCACTAAATGGTATGAGAGTTATAGATGCTGATACTATTTCGCATAAAATACTAGATGCTTCGCATCTTTGGGTAAAAGAAACTTTTGGTGAAGAGTTTATAGATGGTATAAAAGTTAATCGTGAAAAACTCGGTGGTTTAGTTTTTTCAAATGAAGAAAAGAAGAAACTTCTAGAAGGATATTTGCATCCAAAAATTCGTGATGAGATAGAACAGCTTAGTGTAAAACAAGATAGTTTTAAATTTCCTTATCTCATAGACATTCCACTTTTTTTCGAAAAAGGTGCTTATGATATAAAAGAGAGTGTTGTTGTTTATACTCCCGCTGATGTTCAGTTGCAAAGATTTATGAAGAGAAATGCTTACCCAGAAGAAGAATCTTTAAAACGCATAGCTTCTCAGATGCCAATAGATGAAAAAAAAGACAGAGCAACTTGGGTTATAGATAACTCTAAAAACTTAAAACATCTTCAACAAGAGGTAGAAGACTTTGTTGAAAAAATTAAAGGTATTTATCTATGA
- a CDS encoding spermidine synthase, producing MKEFIYPEMMVHVPVCTSKNPQNILIISDNASRLEAEMKKHDEINYKVIPCSIDTLRDEVDASVDVVICEKYDDSAILAHISRVLKEDGQLSISHPSLREVEQNKALMEILGKYFKVVMPYNLYNGYSALLASKEYHPTADINLHRAEMLDDLNFYNCDVHIASFAMGNYIRKEYLGSIKN from the coding sequence ATGAAAGAATTTATTTACCCAGAAATGATGGTGCATGTACCAGTATGTACTAGCAAAAACCCACAAAATATTTTAATCATTAGTGATAATGCGAGCAGATTAGAAGCAGAGATGAAAAAACATGATGAAATTAACTATAAAGTTATACCTTGTAGTATCGATACTTTGAGAGATGAAGTAGATGCTAGCGTTGATGTAGTTATTTGTGAAAAGTATGATGATAGTGCTATTTTAGCTCATATTAGCCGTGTTTTAAAAGAAGATGGACAGTTAAGTATCTCGCATCCTTCTTTAAGAGAAGTAGAGCAAAATAAAGCTTTAATGGAAATTCTTGGAAAGTACTTTAAAGTAGTAATGCCTTATAATTTATATAATGGTTATAGCGCACTTCTTGCATCTAAAGAATATCATCCAACAGCAGATATAAATCTTCATCGTGCTGAGATGCTAGATGATTTGAATTTTTACAACTGTGATGTTCATATCGCTTCATTTGCTATGGGTAACTATATCCGTAAAGAATATTTAGGAAGCATAAAAAACTAA